GCGGTCGCGGCACCACCGCCCCTCGCGGAGATGGTAGTTTGCGGCGTTGATGAGGATTGCCCAGGGGTTGATTTGCCAGCTGACGTCGTTAATGAATTCGGTTGACAGGAAGCCGAGGGAGCCTAGGTCGCGCTGGTGTGCGCGGAACAGAGACCATCTGTAGTAGTAGACTTCTTGGAGGGCTTCGTTGCTGGTTTCGAACAGCGGGATGCGTGAGCTGTACCAGGGGGCGTCATTTCCGAAGTACTCGGATGTCAGGGAGGTCGCGTTAAGGCAGGTGGCTACTGGGAGCGTAGCCAGGAGTGGGAGAATCTTGTTTGGTTTCATTTTGGTTTGTCTTCTACTCCTTCATGGCTGCCTGGTCTGAGCTGTCTGTTTATATACTGCCATGGCGGAGTCCTCCACGTCTTTCTATTAACCGCGGGGTGATCCTgacaaaaaataaaaaaataaactcaaaaaaaaacaacCGATTGGTCTATACGGCTGATCGTGTCTTGGATTCCACGACCTTTAACTCATGGGGAACCCCACACGGGATTTGTCTCTTTCGTACTGTGGAGAGGTCGATATTAGCCTGCTGTCGGGGAATTACTCCGGCTATGAACAAAGTATCAGACCACAGGCTGCTGTGTCTGTTACAAGCAGGGTAACTTCCATAGGCACATGGAGCTTACCATCGGCCTTACTTGTGCGGGATTTATGAAGCATATGCGACCCCAATTCTGCGCCGTTGACTCAATGCCGCAGAATCACCGTGTGCGGAGACATACACGGACCTCGAGCCCTCGGCCAATAAACTCACCGAAGTTGACAAGGTAATGGAAGTGGCCATATTTTCCAAAATGCAAGTTCCAGCCTTATTTTCAGTGAAGTCGGAGAGCATTTGGATGCTCGGGGCGGCTGTGTTCGAGTTTTCAGTTCCTCCAGTGTCTCTCTTATGCAGCAAAGTGTGATAAGGTAGACACGACCCGTAATTGCACCACGAACTACTGACAACACGATTGCCCGGATGGCCATTTCCTCCGTCATATGGCTCCTGGCATCATCGTTTGTAGCCAGGAGGGTGATACTAATAACGACAGAACTCAAAGTATTCCCGCGCAGGATGAAGCGGGAGAGGCGATGTAATAGATGTGACATAAACAGATTCACTGCCAGAGCAAACAAACCTGCGGCCCACGCAACAAGAATCGTCTGCCATCGCTAGATAGTATGGTCCGGAAAGACCTGATCTGATTTCCCGAGAATATGGTTGTATGCGAAGGAGTTGGTTGCAGCACCCATTACCAAGATCCCTGTTGAACTTGTATATTAGATGTTTCCAGAGGAACGCTGTATATTTGACCCAATCCAGCCAAATATCATGGTGCCACGCTAATATAATAACCTACccctatatatatattccatTTATTCATTACTTCTACGTAAAAAGTGCTTTTCTCAATTAAcgataaaataataaagagaGTAGATCAAACTATAGAATATGAGCCAGTCCCGGCatactagtatagtagtattaggTATTCCTAGGGGTTCTTGTCTGTTTGTAGCTGAGCTTGTCGAAGCCGGTGTAATTCAtgaacctcctcatccaggccTGGGGCTGGACCATCAACGGATAGACCTGGCACTATCTGATTAATTGGAAGTGACacaacaggcccaggctTTACCCCCAGCTCCTTCTGCCACTTGCCGAGCTGAGTCGAGGACGATGCATATACAATCCGCCCCAGTCCTGCATATGCATGTGCAGCGGAACACATCGGGCAATGCTCGCCAGAAGTATAGATTGTAGCACTAGCACGCTCTGACAGCGTTAGGTTCTTCTCGGCCCACTTGGCTAAAGAGAGCTCAGGGTGCAGTGTGACATCTCCCTCAGTCACAGTCCGGTTGTGATCTTCATGAAGAATCTCCCCCCTGGCGTTTACTAGCAAGGACCCGAAAGGTGGATTGCCCGCCTCAAGGGCGTGGCGGGCTAGCTCCACGCAGCGGCGCAAGTAGTCGATGTCTGAGCTGGACACCATGCTGCTGTGTTTTGAGAGGATTGTGATACGGGTCAATTGAGTCTGCACAGCGATCAGCAGTGGCATTACTGGGAATTTGATGGTCGTATTACCTTCACCAACAAGGTGAATATGAGACGCTGCGTTGGTGAAGCTCAGTCGAGGGCGCGGATCGGTCCAGCTTTATATTCTGAGATGTCAAGAAACTGGGCTGTTTTATGTAATGAGAGTGCTTGGATGAAGTGGCCCAAGCGCCTGCAACGACACCCAACCCCACCCCGCTGCCGACATTGACCAAGGGTTCAATGTTACATGGATGTGGATTACTCGACTAGAGAAATATGACTTGTTGGTTGAATTGTGCCAAGACAGCTCCTGTACTGCCTGAACCTACATGAGATAACGCTTTAACCTTGTGTGTTGAGACATGGGGATCACAATGTATGCTTGGCAACGGGGTAATGCGAATAGATGAAGCTTTAAAGAAGAGGAACAGCCCTGGGGAGAGGAGAACGATAGTTACAGCACGTGTGCACTGGCAATACATCTGCTTACAGGATACAGAACGTACACCTGTCCATGCAGCTCTGTAGTCTGTATTGGGACGGAAAAACGGATAATCATACCGGTAACAAATATTGTAACGGTGTACTGGAGAGTCCCACCCCGAGCCACGCCATAACGGTTTGAAGCGAGCACACCGTCCTTTCATATACCAGCGGTACCATAGTAGCCcagtaattataatatataagtcGAGGCGAGTGCCTCGTCTCTTGCAACAGCAACCAGTTTTTCAGTCACTTGTTCCGGTAGGTTTtgtgtttttcttttctttgtttttttctttttcttttttgtatCCTCTTCGCGCTCATAGCACAACCCCCCCCATCGAAATGAAGCTACCTAGTGCCCTCGTCCTTGCGGCTGTGGCTTCCCATGGCGCGTCCGCTCACtatttctttcctcaact
This sequence is a window from Aspergillus puulaauensis MK2 DNA, chromosome 6, nearly complete sequence. Protein-coding genes within it:
- a CDS encoding nucleoside deaminase (COG:F;~EggNog:ENOG410PPV2;~InterPro:IPR002125,IPR016193;~PFAM:PF14437,PF00383;~go_function: GO:0003824 - catalytic activity [Evidence IEA]), whose amino-acid sequence is MPLLIAVQTQLTRITILSKHSSMVSSSDIDYLRRCVELARHALEAGNPPFGSLLVNARGEILHEDHNRTVTEGDVTLHPELSLAKWAEKNLTLSERASATIYTSGEHCPMCSAAHAYAGLGRIVYASSSTQLGKWQKELGVKPGPVVSLPINQIVPGLSVDGPAPGLDEEVHELHRLRQAQLQTDKNP